The stretch of DNA CGACGACGACGCACTCGGTCCCCTCGCTCGCGAGCCAGCCGGCGTCGGTGGCGTGCGGTTTGACGACCTGCTCGGGATCGCCGTCCTGTGCCTCGGCCGCCGCGCTCTGGACGGTGTCGGCGAACTCGGCGTCGCCACAGGCCATCGGCGGGAGGTCCTGGTCGACCTGCCAGGTCACGCCCGCGACGTCTTCGACCCGCCCCAGGGCGGCCCGCTCGCCGGGGACGGTGCGCTCGTCGACGGTCACCTCGCAGCGCTCCGGGATCACGTTCCAGGCCGAGCCGCCGTCGATCTCGGTGACCGCGACGCTCCCTCGGACGCCGTGACCCAGCACGTCCGTCTCGGGAAAGTCGAGGTCCCGGACCACGTCGACGGCGTCGGTCGCCCGGTAGACGGCGTTCTCGCCGGCCTCGGGCTCGCTGGCGTGGGCGGCCGCGCCCTCGGCGACGACGGTCGAGCCGCGCCGGCCCTTGTGGGCGACGGCGACGTCCGTGACCCCCGCGGCGGAGTAGCCGGTCGACCCCTCGCCGACGACGGCGTAGTCGACCGAGAAGCCGTCGTCGAGTGCGGCACGACAGCCCTCGCCGCCCTGCTCCTCGCCGGCGAAGGAGGCGAAGACGAGTTCTCCCGCGTCGGGGTCTGCCGACCGGAACGCCAGCATCGCCGCCGCGACGCTGCCCTTCATATCGGCGCTCCCGCGGCCGTGGATGCGCTCCTCGCCGCGGTCGCCCGTCTGGCGGCCGACCACGTACTCGCCGTCCGCGACCTGTGACTCGTCCGGCGGCACCACGTCGTGGTGGCCCACCAGCGCCAGCGACGGCCCCTCGCGGTCGCCCCGCTTGCGCGCGAGGACGTTCCCGTGCTCGTCGTGTGTCACGGCCGCGTCGGTGCGGTCACGGAGCCAGCCGGCGACGAACTCCCCGGCGGCCGACTCGTCGCTGCCGTCCCCGCGGTGGCTCGGGATCGCGACCAGTTCCTCGGTGAGGTCGGCGACGTCCATACGGGGCGGTGTCGGGCCGTCGGCTTGTGTCTTGTTGCGGGGCCGTCAGCGCAGCGCCGCGTAACCCACGCCCAGCACGCCGCCGTAGACGACGTGCCAGA from Haloarcula litorea encodes:
- a CDS encoding M20 family metallopeptidase; its protein translation is MDVADLTEELVAIPSHRGDGSDESAAGEFVAGWLRDRTDAAVTHDEHGNVLARKRGDREGPSLALVGHHDVVPPDESQVADGEYVVGRQTGDRGEERIHGRGSADMKGSVAAAMLAFRSADPDAGELVFASFAGEEQGGEGCRAALDDGFSVDYAVVGEGSTGYSAAGVTDVAVAHKGRRGSTVVAEGAAAHASEPEAGENAVYRATDAVDVVRDLDFPETDVLGHGVRGSVAVTEIDGGSAWNVIPERCEVTVDERTVPGERAALGRVEDVAGVTWQVDQDLPPMACGDAEFADTVQSAAAEAQDGDPEQVVKPHATDAGWLASEGTECVVVGAAEPGEAHTADESVAVPVLRRCRAIYAGVADRWLA